In one Agathobacter rectalis ATCC 33656 genomic region, the following are encoded:
- a CDS encoding NlpC/P60 family protein: protein MVIHTKEKAKIHAHEPKGAKIKGSNIYTVERGPKTAGAKVTDTDRKKSYRKSTIHQSEPKNKGLSRFKQNLKESNTSIKTKNTNLHIAGRTGALVAGAVTDQVEGGQEVSQAAYLAYEASRPVTGTASKGAALFRKKAAAEAKKRIKKVEAGKKLAKKTAKKAAKDTAKTVAKETAKETAKTTAKVATKTATKAAATAAGTAVAPGVGTAIGMAAGYAAGVSIEVKDEKMTNRSRKIKFFLDKMKAQENQTDSVAKLVKDLIVRKAITWVKAAAPIIGLVLLLLVLVVAMIAVPVIAVIAILYNSPFALFLPPLESGDTVQTVTSAYVQEFNRDVNTKVNEHTGYDLGELVYVDYEGMEENPSNYYDIMAVYMVKHGVGDTATVMNDTSKGWLQAVVNDMCSYTTSTGTKDVEETDADGNVTTVTKSVLYVNVTLKSYRDMISVYGFDANQVEMLEQIMSADFMGQLGYAGSGSGGGGGSPGVSSMTEDEINAILSGITDSRQKKVCSYALHRVGFPYSQDMRDSGNYYDCSSLAYYSWKDAGVDISYGGATTAAAEAQGLDEAGKTVSFDELQPGDLIFYSFTSNGRYKNISHIKLVR from the coding sequence ATGGTCATTCACACCAAGGAGAAAGCCAAGATTCATGCCCACGAACCGAAGGGAGCCAAGATTAAGGGGAGTAACATCTATACAGTAGAGAGAGGTCCTAAGACAGCTGGTGCAAAGGTAACTGATACGGATAGAAAGAAGTCCTATCGCAAGAGTACCATTCATCAGTCGGAGCCGAAGAATAAGGGATTATCAAGATTCAAGCAAAACCTTAAGGAATCAAACACTTCCATCAAGACCAAGAACACGAATCTTCACATTGCAGGAAGAACTGGAGCACTTGTAGCCGGGGCAGTAACAGATCAGGTGGAAGGCGGTCAGGAGGTATCGCAGGCAGCATATCTTGCATATGAAGCAAGCCGCCCTGTTACCGGAACTGCTTCTAAGGGGGCTGCACTTTTCAGGAAAAAGGCGGCAGCCGAGGCAAAGAAGCGTATCAAGAAGGTAGAGGCAGGAAAGAAGCTGGCAAAAAAGACAGCAAAGAAAGCTGCCAAAGATACAGCCAAGACTGTAGCTAAAGAGACGGCAAAAGAAACAGCAAAGACTACTGCCAAGGTTGCAACGAAAACTGCTACAAAGGCAGCTGCTACGGCGGCAGGAACAGCGGTTGCACCGGGAGTAGGCACGGCAATCGGCATGGCAGCCGGATATGCGGCAGGTGTGTCCATAGAGGTCAAGGATGAAAAGATGACAAACCGGAGCAGGAAGATAAAGTTCTTTCTGGATAAGATGAAAGCACAGGAGAATCAGACGGATAGTGTGGCAAAGCTGGTAAAGGATCTGATTGTGCGAAAAGCGATTACCTGGGTAAAGGCAGCTGCACCGATTATCGGATTGGTGCTTTTATTACTTGTTCTTGTAGTTGCCATGATTGCGGTTCCGGTTATAGCGGTGATAGCAATCCTTTACAATTCTCCATTTGCTTTATTCCTGCCACCACTTGAATCAGGAGATACCGTGCAGACAGTAACGAGTGCCTATGTGCAGGAGTTTAACCGGGATGTGAACACGAAAGTGAATGAGCATACCGGATATGACCTTGGAGAGCTTGTCTATGTGGATTATGAAGGTATGGAAGAAAATCCAAGCAATTACTATGACATCATGGCAGTCTATATGGTCAAGCATGGTGTCGGAGATACTGCAACAGTCATGAATGATACTTCTAAAGGCTGGCTGCAGGCAGTTGTAAATGATATGTGTTCATACACCACAAGCACCGGAACAAAGGATGTGGAAGAAACAGATGCAGACGGTAATGTAACTACTGTCACGAAGTCGGTTCTGTATGTGAATGTCACACTCAAATCTTATCGGGATATGATTTCGGTGTATGGATTTGACGCTAACCAGGTGGAAATGCTTGAGCAGATTATGAGTGCTGACTTTATGGGACAGCTTGGGTACGCTGGCAGCGGAAGCGGTGGTGGAGGCGGCAGTCCGGGAGTAAGTTCCATGACAGAGGATGAAATCAATGCTATTCTTAGTGGAATCACTGACAGCAGGCAGAAAAAAGTCTGCTCATACGCACTTCACAGAGTTGGTTTTCCATACAGTCAGGATATGAGAGATTCCGGCAATTATTATGATTGCAGTTCTCTTGCATATTACTCATGGAAAGATGCAGGCGTGGATATTAGTTATGGCGGTGCAACCACAGCGGCAGCGGAGGCACAGGGACTGGATGAAGCCGGAAAGACTGTCTCCTTTGATGAGTTACAGCCGGGAGACCTTATCTTCTACAGTTTTACAAGCAACGGAAGATATAAGAACATCAGCCATATAAAATTGGTCCGGTGA
- a CDS encoding DUF6033 family protein, with protein MIRAANLTQVTDYYKSNTVSKQNNTEKAKDVQPNAQKIKSSEDKLSSKAQKYLETLRKDNADFDFIIADKGDDFRGLVDQSDKEFTVVFSSAELERMASDEKYAREKLSTVKTAVEMSDKINEQFGFERAWGTTDNSGTVLNKLTMSFDDDGKMTLFADLEKITEKQKERLEELKEKRAEEKKQEKKDVTVKRTTIQANSKEELFEKISELDWSKITEEKATQGMKFDITI; from the coding sequence ATGATTAGAGCAGCTAATTTAACACAGGTAACAGATTATTATAAGAGCAATACTGTTAGTAAGCAAAATAACACAGAGAAAGCAAAAGATGTGCAGCCCAATGCACAGAAAATAAAATCCAGCGAAGATAAGTTATCTTCTAAGGCACAGAAATATCTGGAAACATTGCGTAAGGATAATGCGGATTTCGATTTTATTATTGCTGATAAAGGCGATGATTTCAGAGGATTAGTAGACCAAAGCGATAAGGAATTTACAGTTGTTTTTTCAAGTGCTGAACTTGAAAGAATGGCATCCGATGAGAAATATGCACGGGAAAAATTGTCTACGGTAAAAACTGCAGTTGAGATGTCAGATAAAATCAATGAACAGTTTGGGTTTGAACGTGCTTGGGGAACGACAGACAATAGTGGAACTGTATTAAATAAGTTAACTATGTCCTTTGATGATGATGGAAAGATGACACTTTTTGCTGATTTGGAGAAGATTACAGAAAAGCAGAAAGAACGGCTTGAAGAATTAAAGGAAAAACGTGCAGAGGAGAAAAAGCAGGAAAAGAAGGATGTAACTGTTAAGCGGACTACAATTCAGGCAAATTCAAAAGAAGAATTATTTGAAAAGATTTCTGAACTGGATTGGAGTAAGATAACAGAAGAAAAGGCAACACAGGGTATGAAGTTTGATATCACTATTTAA
- a CDS encoding IS91 family transposase: MDKPTVQDIFHRFYPAYLDQYSPSPVQAKVAHNIMNCKTGAYGANVCVCEDCGFVQIHYNSCRNRCCPMCQAVPKEMWMDARREDVLDAPYFHLVFTVPDILNPVIYSNQRLLYDALYHAASSTISELTADPKHLGAKVGYICILHTWGSEMNFHPHIHTILLGGGLASNNQWKDNGENFFLPIRVISKMFRGKYLEELKRLWEEDKLVFQGTAEKFRNHYTFKELLDSCYGMDWIPHCKKTFNGAQTVIKYLGKYTHRIAVSNHRIVRMDDDTVTFLVKDYRNEGQWKELTISGVEFVRRFLMHVPPRHFVRIRHYGLLCSRTKSQKLTLCRNLLGCKKYLSKLRDMEMPEILEHLYGIKVCVCKACGGHLGKPQMRMPLRC; encoded by the coding sequence ATGGATAAGCCCACAGTACAGGATATTTTTCATCGTTTTTATCCGGCATACCTTGATCAATATTCACCTTCCCCTGTACAGGCAAAGGTTGCACATAACATCATGAACTGCAAGACCGGTGCCTATGGTGCAAATGTATGTGTATGTGAGGATTGTGGCTTCGTACAGATTCATTACAATTCCTGCCGTAACCGTTGCTGCCCAATGTGTCAGGCTGTTCCGAAAGAAATGTGGATGGATGCACGCAGAGAGGATGTCCTTGATGCTCCTTATTTCCATCTGGTTTTTACGGTTCCTGATATTTTAAACCCTGTCATTTACAGCAACCAGAGACTTCTTTATGATGCCTTATACCATGCAGCTTCTTCCACAATCAGCGAACTGACTGCCGACCCAAAACATCTCGGCGCAAAGGTGGGATACATCTGCATTTTACATACATGGGGTTCTGAAATGAACTTTCATCCCCACATTCATACCATCCTGCTGGGGGGAGGACTGGCTTCCAACAACCAGTGGAAGGACAATGGTGAAAATTTCTTTCTTCCCATCCGGGTCATCTCCAAAATGTTCCGCGGAAAATATCTGGAGGAACTAAAGAGGCTGTGGGAAGAGGATAAGCTGGTATTTCAGGGTACTGCAGAAAAATTCCGCAACCATTATACGTTCAAGGAGCTTTTAGATTCCTGTTATGGTATGGACTGGATTCCTCATTGTAAAAAGACATTCAATGGTGCTCAAACAGTAATTAAATACCTTGGTAAGTATACTCATCGCATTGCCGTCAGCAATCACCGCATCGTCCGTATGGATGATGATACCGTTACATTCTTGGTAAAGGATTACCGTAATGAGGGACAGTGGAAGGAACTGACTATTTCGGGTGTAGAGTTTGTCCGGCGGTTTCTCATGCATGTACCACCACGGCATTTTGTCCGCATCAGGCACTACGGACTGCTATGTTCCCGTACTAAAAGCCAGAAGCTCACCCTTTGCAGAAATTTACTTGGATGTAAGAAGTATCTTTCAAAGCTTCGTGACATGGAAATGCCTGAAATATTGGAACATCTTTATGGCATCAAAGTTTGTGTGTGTAAGGCATGTGGTGGGCATCTCGGAAAGCCACAGATGAGAATGCCACTGCGCTGCTAA
- a CDS encoding tyrosine-type recombinase/integrase, which produces MYEKYLLQLEEAGKIRNLKERSINCYKNYVSYFLNYMEKHPEELTCQDVRDFLLAKKDNGLKATTLNLYNSAIRFFYRNVLHVLWDDITVPRMIIEHKLPTVLSTDEIDRLLDATDDLKYKAMFATMYSSGMRVSEVIHLHYDDISRTNMQIHVRDTKNRMDRYTILSERNLALLTEYWFRKGRPKGILFPNQFTGQYLTVSTLEQVIRRSASAAGLSGVTPHCLRHSFATHLMEQGVEQRNIQALLGHRDPKSTEVYLHVSNKSIMGIRSPFDRKDGTANG; this is translated from the coding sequence ATGTACGAAAAATATTTACTACAGCTTGAGGAAGCTGGAAAAATCCGTAACCTTAAAGAGCGTTCCATTAACTGCTACAAAAACTATGTTTCTTATTTCCTTAATTACATGGAAAAGCACCCGGAAGAGCTTACCTGTCAGGATGTCAGGGACTTTCTTCTTGCCAAGAAGGACAATGGTCTGAAAGCGACCACCCTCAACCTTTATAATTCAGCCATCCGTTTTTTCTATCGGAATGTACTTCACGTTCTGTGGGATGATATCACTGTTCCACGCATGATAATAGAGCACAAACTCCCAACCGTACTTTCTACTGATGAAATTGACCGGCTTCTTGATGCTACGGATGACCTGAAATATAAAGCCATGTTCGCCACAATGTATTCTTCCGGAATGCGTGTCTCGGAAGTGATTCATCTTCATTATGATGATATTTCCCGCACAAACATGCAGATTCATGTCCGGGATACCAAGAACCGGATGGACCGTTATACCATTCTGTCTGAAAGAAACCTTGCACTTCTTACGGAATACTGGTTCCGGAAAGGCAGACCAAAGGGCATTCTGTTTCCGAATCAGTTTACAGGGCAGTATCTTACCGTAAGTACACTGGAACAGGTTATCCGACGTTCTGCATCGGCTGCCGGGTTATCCGGTGTTACTCCTCACTGCCTCCGTCACAGTTTTGCCACCCACCTTATGGAGCAGGGAGTGGAACAGCGGAATATTCAGGCATTGCTTGGACACCGCGATCCGAAATCCACAGAAGTTTATCTTCATGTCAGCAACAAATCCATTATGGGCATCCGCAGTCCTTTTGACAGAAAGGATGGTACAGCCAATGGATAA